Within Coregonus clupeaformis isolate EN_2021a chromosome 20, ASM2061545v1, whole genome shotgun sequence, the genomic segment CACCGTCAGGTTACCAAACCATGTAACAGTGAGCTGTACCGTCAGGTTACCAAACCATGTAACAGTGAGCTGCACCGTCAGGTTACCAAACCATGTAACAGTGAGCTGCACCGTCAGGTTACCAAACCATGTAACAATGAGCTGCACCGTCAGGTTACCAAACCATCCATGTACAGTAACAATGCTATAGCATAGGATTGACCCAATAGTAGATCAGTGAATAATCTGCCCACGGGAGATTAGAATATATCTGTCTATCATCCATCCCATGTCATATTTAAAGAGATAAATGTCTGCTAAAGCAATTTAGAATATGAGGCTGTATAAACCCAACACTGTctacatccatccatcaatcTAACCATATGCACCTATCTAGCCTTGTATTTAGCTGCATCTATCCCATCCCAAACTCTGGTGCAGTGCAGTATGAGTTGTGTCAACAGATGGCAGCATCACACAACAATTTCCAtgggaggtgtagagagaggtcTGATTTTGGAAAGCTGCATGATGACTAGGGATATTTACAAACTAAATCTAGCCATATGTCAGAAATGTGCTGGATCCTCTGAAGGACAATATCTGATGTAGGCCTATTAACATAGAGACAAGATGCTTCATAGTTCATAATTGTAGTGTCGAATTATGTAGAAGGGCATTTATTACTTTCACTAATGGGAGGAGTAGCTCACAATTGGCAGTAAAGCTTCAGGTTAACCTTCTAAAATAATGGAAATTTCAGCATTATACTATTACTACCGGTTTTAGGCTACATAATAAATGTGTTAGGTAGCCTAAAACGTATCCTAAGTCCAATAGTATTGAGAATGAAAATTGCACAGGTTTAGAACAACATTAATTATAGTTTAGTACAATGTGTCCAGTCTCCTCAGAGGTGAGTGGCTAAAACAAGCGGTAAAATATTTCTTGCTAACATCAGCACTGCGCCAAAACGGACAGTTCCATCTACCGGCTTTAGCGTCCAAAATAGGTACGGCTCCTTAGATGTGAGTTTAATCACTAATATAAATGTGGTTATAAACCATTTAAAAGTGCTTATAACCAATGACTCAGTATATTTAAGGTATTTGATGAGAGGTTGTTTTACCTGGGACATCTGCAGTGGCCAGTTGGGCAGGCTAGAAGTTGCCATCAGCCGGCTTTAATTATTCATCGTCATGAGGTCCCCCTATAAAAAGGAGACGCGCCCCCTGCTCTGCTCCCTTTTATCACTCGCCAAGATGAGCTACGGATCTGACTTCAATTCCGCCTCTTCCTACAGAAAGATTTTCGGGGAGTCTCCCCGTTACTCCAGCTCTCCATCCCGGATGAGCAATGCCTCCTCACGCAGCGGCGGTTACCGGTCCCACTCTCAGTCCCGGAGCATCGGCTCTAACCTGGGCTCCTCTTTCCACCAGAAGAGGTCCTCTGGCCGGTCCTACTCGCAGATGCCCATGCCGATGGAGAACTTGGATTTCGCCCAGAGCACGGTGCTCAACAACGAGTTCAAAATCATCCGCACCAACGAGAAGGAGCAGATGATGGGGCTCAATGACCGCTTTGCCATGTTCATCGACAAGGTGCGCAACTTGGAACAGCAGAACAAGGTGCTCGAGACCGAGCTGGTGACCCTGCGTCAGAGGCAGACCGAGCCCTCGCGCCTGGCCGACCTGTACCAGCAGGAGATCCGCGAGCTGCGCTCCCAGCTCGACGAGGTGAACGGCGAGAAGTCCCAGATCCTCATCGAGCGTGACAACATCGAGGAGGACCTGCAGAAGCTCCGCGGCAAATACGAGGACGAGTACCGCATGCGCGAGGAAGCCGAGCAGACCCTCAAGGCGTTCAAGAAGGACGTGGATGACGCCACCATGGTGCGTCTGGACCTGGAGAAGAAGGTAGAATCCCTCCTCGACGAGATCAACTTCATGAGGAAGGTGCACGAGGAGGAGGTGACCGAGCTCATGAATATGATCCAAGCCGCCCAGGTGTCCGTGGAGATGGAGGTCTCCAAACCTGACCTCACCTCTGCCCTGAAGGAGATCCGAGGCCAGTACGAGTCCATGGCCTCCAAGAACCTCCAGTCCGCCGAGGAGTGGTACAAGTCGAAGTTCGTCGACCTCAATGATCAGGCCACCCGTAGCCAGGAGGCGATGCGCGCCAGCCGGGAGGAACTCAACGAGTTCAGGAGGCAGCTCCAGTCCAAGACCATCGAGATCGAGAGCCTGAGGGGAACCAACGAGTCCCTGGAAAGGCAGCTCCACGAGATGGAGGAGAGGCACAACCAGGAGATTGGCCAGTACCAGGTAAGAAATTATGTGTTTACTTTAAATACACTTAAAAGTTCAAATTTGAGCTTCTCTTTCTTGCAGTTTGTTTACAAACATGTCCAGGATAAAGCAACAGATAAATAATTGTTTAGTTTGGAAAGATATTGCATTCAACCaggtacaaaaaaaaaaagttgtctgctaaaaaaaacaaaaaaacaattgtGTTCTAATAAAAGTGGGGAATTGAGCTTTATAACATTATTTTAGAGCTATTAAATTGTTTTACTAAAATGCACAACACGAGAACTGCAATATTAAAGGGTTGAGATGACAATAGGCCCTGTTCactctccatggtgctgaaactaTTCCGGACGCCTGTTAAAACGCTCTGTTACCGGTTATAGGGCTGCGGTTCAAAGCGTCTTTTAGCTTTTTTTGAGTTTGGAAGTTGAAAACCACTGTTCTATTTTTCAAATACGCACGCGCCTCTTACTGTAACTGCTTTTTGTTATATTTAGTAACTGAGAAACCCATTGACTGCTCTCTTATAATCATATTTTGTTTGACGTTAGTGCGTCTCTGTACATGGTGCTGAAATATTATTTGGAGGGCGGCCGCGATACAAACGCTCTATTGGGCCGTTTTTCTTGCTATTCTTTGTTATTGAAAATCGAATGTATAGTCTTATTGTTATCGTTATTCTCTTGAGTCAGGCATCACTTACTCTCAGAAGaaaggtaggctatattaaaACATAGCCTATATCAACACAATTCCTTTTGGCCTCATGCTTTATTAGCCCTAACTTTTAGGCTTGCCACTGTTTCACAGTTCGTTTTCTACTTCAATATGTTACCAGGACAACATGGCGGAGCTGGACAATGACCTGAGGACCA encodes:
- the inab gene encoding internexin neuronal intermediate filament protein, alpha b, which gives rise to MSYGSDFNSASSYRKIFGESPRYSSSPSRMSNASSRSGGYRSHSQSRSIGSNLGSSFHQKRSSGRSYSQMPMPMENLDFAQSTVLNNEFKIIRTNEKEQMMGLNDRFAMFIDKVRNLEQQNKVLETELVTLRQRQTEPSRLADLYQQEIRELRSQLDEVNGEKSQILIERDNIEEDLQKLRGKYEDEYRMREEAEQTLKAFKKDVDDATMVRLDLEKKVESLLDEINFMRKVHEEEVTELMNMIQAAQVSVEMEVSKPDLTSALKEIRGQYESMASKNLQSAEEWYKSKFVDLNDQATRSQEAMRASREELNEFRRQLQSKTIEIESLRGTNESLERQLHEMEERHNQEIGQYQDNMAELDNDLRTTKSEMARHLREYQDLLNVKMALDIEIAAYRKLLEGEETRISTGITYSSPSMNMSSSGMRSSEMRSFGMRSSEMRSSNMRSSDMTSSGDADLPSMGSYNQTIRHTTSSGGSKKDQGKDQEDGQSKSGKGSSDGDQKESSDANPTNQKN